The following coding sequences are from one Psychrobacter sp. AH5 window:
- a CDS encoding porin family protein: MKTLQKTLLALAVGSLFSVGAQAAVTYGNGYTGQPYVGVKVGQFDLDVSGADKPTAYGVYGGYNFDPNFGIEAEYVGSNDADYYNGEIDAKSYGLYGTYRYAFDNTPLYAKGKIGVARTKVDGDYMNTPITRVSYSDSDTSLAGGIGLGYAVNSDFGIEAEYDLLGSDTDLWTVGAHLKF; this comes from the coding sequence ATGAAAACTTTACAAAAAACTTTACTTGCGTTAGCTGTCGGTTCTTTATTCAGTGTAGGCGCACAGGCTGCTGTTACTTATGGTAATGGTTATACCGGACAGCCATACGTGGGTGTTAAAGTCGGTCAGTTTGACTTAGATGTCAGCGGTGCAGACAAGCCAACAGCATATGGTGTTTACGGTGGTTACAATTTTGATCCTAATTTTGGTATCGAAGCTGAGTATGTTGGTTCAAACGATGCCGATTACTACAATGGCGAGATAGATGCTAAGTCTTACGGTTTGTACGGTACTTATCGTTATGCTTTTGATAACACCCCACTTTATGCTAAAGGTAAAATCGGTGTTGCTAGAACGAAAGTAGATGGTGATTACATGAATACTCCAATCACTAGAGTCAGTTATTCTGATAGTGATACTAGTTTAGCTGGTGGTATTGGTCTTGGTTATGCCGTTAACTCTGACTTTGGTATCGAAGCTGAATACGACCTATTAGGTAGTGATACAGATCTTTGGACAGTTGGTGCACATCTTAAATTCTAA
- a CDS encoding NfeD family protein has protein sequence MIETMLMIEPWHWLVLGFLLMIAEIFIPTFASLWFGAAAVIVAALAWVLPISLTVQVLVWLGLSVLFMFAWIKYIKPLSIDRNRAAQSNSAIIGETGMIVVKPHKDIVGVIRFNVPIFGADEWTCRTQGNKTVEVGDRVVVKDIIENDLIVAPTQRIAAPIKTVQPNIMPNVETQPVKEKTKSSRLNLNKPDLDRVRLKNKFTNK, from the coding sequence ATGATTGAGACTATGTTGATGATTGAACCTTGGCATTGGTTAGTATTAGGCTTTTTGTTGATGATTGCCGAGATATTTATTCCAACCTTTGCTAGTCTTTGGTTTGGTGCCGCTGCTGTCATTGTAGCTGCTCTAGCCTGGGTATTGCCGATCTCTTTGACAGTACAAGTGCTCGTTTGGCTCGGACTATCGGTGTTATTTATGTTTGCTTGGATCAAATACATCAAGCCTTTATCGATAGATCGTAACAGAGCCGCACAAAGTAATAGCGCTATCATAGGCGAGACGGGGATGATTGTGGTCAAACCGCACAAAGATATCGTCGGTGTGATACGGTTTAATGTGCCAATATTTGGCGCTGATGAGTGGACTTGTCGTACGCAAGGCAATAAGACGGTAGAGGTTGGCGATAGAGTAGTCGTAAAGGATATTATCGAAAATGATTTGATAGTAGCGCCCACTCAGCGTATAGCGGCTCCTATTAAGACCGTTCAACCTAATATCATGCCTAATGTAGAGACTCAGCCTGTCAAAGAGAAAACAAAAAGCAGTCGATTAAACCTTAATAAACCTGACTTGGACAGGGTTCGTCTAAAAAACAAATTTACCAATAAATAG
- the hemN gene encoding oxygen-independent coproporphyrinogen III oxidase: MTEHSNINTTHNQPQQPYNNADEQPSTARPVVEVQNPYASLRGTSGNKQLPSFDEALIHKYNRSGPRYTSYPTALEFAEIPEGLETKILQNREARAPLSLYFHIPFCRHLCYYCACNKIITKKNSDSGDYLQYLIAEIKLKRRLLATEEGKNPVVKQLHLGGGTPTFLRDEEMVQLWEFLQTQFDFLPEDQGDYSIEIDPRELSDNTLKTLRELGFNRVSLGVQDLDEKVQIAVNRVHSAELIENVLNEARELGFHSINIDLIYGLPHQTPETLHKTVLRIIEMAPDRLSVFNYAHLPERFKAQRQIKDQDLPSAASKLTMLGDTVNTLTEAGYQYIGIDHFALPDDELAIAQREGHLHRNFQGYTIMGDCDLLGFGVSSISQIANSNNRYILQNHTDLQVYQDTINAAANNPTIMPAVKVIKTSIKDRLREYVIMNLLCHDYIDFKDVNRKFGIDAITYFIDEIKQLGEMQADKLIDMDAAGIRILPKGRFLGRNVAMVFDEYLEKKHKNRFSKVI, from the coding sequence ATGACAGAACATTCTAATATTAACACTACCCATAACCAACCTCAGCAGCCCTACAATAACGCTGATGAGCAGCCGAGCACCGCCCGTCCTGTCGTTGAAGTCCAAAACCCTTACGCTAGTCTGCGTGGTACTAGTGGCAATAAACAGCTACCAAGCTTTGATGAAGCGCTGATTCATAAATACAATCGTTCAGGGCCCCGCTATACCTCTTATCCTACTGCTTTAGAATTCGCAGAAATCCCTGAAGGATTAGAGACTAAAATTTTACAAAACCGTGAAGCACGCGCGCCCTTATCGCTATACTTTCATATTCCTTTTTGTCGTCATCTTTGCTACTACTGCGCTTGTAATAAGATTATCACCAAAAAGAACAGCGACTCCGGTGATTATCTACAGTATTTAATCGCTGAGATAAAGCTCAAGCGCCGCTTACTAGCGACCGAAGAAGGTAAAAACCCAGTCGTTAAACAACTACATTTAGGCGGCGGTACACCAACATTCCTTCGTGATGAAGAGATGGTACAGCTGTGGGAGTTCTTACAAACCCAGTTTGATTTTTTGCCAGAAGATCAAGGCGATTACTCTATTGAGATCGATCCGCGTGAGCTCAGCGATAATACCTTAAAAACTTTGCGTGAGCTTGGTTTTAATCGAGTGAGCTTAGGCGTACAGGATCTAGATGAAAAAGTACAAATCGCTGTCAATCGAGTGCATTCAGCAGAACTGATTGAGAATGTATTAAATGAAGCTCGCGAGCTTGGCTTTCATTCGATCAATATTGACCTGATTTATGGTCTGCCCCATCAAACGCCTGAGACTCTGCATAAAACCGTCTTACGTATTATTGAGATGGCACCCGATCGCTTATCGGTGTTTAACTACGCGCATTTGCCTGAGCGCTTCAAAGCGCAAAGACAAATCAAAGACCAAGATCTGCCCAGTGCCGCGAGCAAGCTAACCATGTTAGGCGATACAGTCAATACACTAACTGAGGCCGGTTATCAATACATCGGTATTGATCATTTTGCGCTGCCTGATGATGAGCTAGCTATCGCCCAGCGCGAAGGTCATTTACATCGTAACTTTCAAGGCTATACCATCATGGGCGACTGTGATTTGTTGGGCTTTGGCGTCTCCTCAATCAGTCAGATTGCCAATAGCAATAACCGCTATATCTTGCAAAACCATACAGATTTGCAGGTTTATCAAGATACTATCAATGCAGCGGCTAATAACCCTACTATCATGCCAGCGGTGAAGGTGATTAAAACCTCTATCAAAGATCGTCTGCGCGAATACGTGATTATGAACCTGTTATGTCATGATTATATTGACTTTAAAGACGTCAATAGAAAGTTTGGTATCGATGCTATTACCTATTTTATTGATGAGATTAAGCAGCTTGGCGAGATGCAAGCCGATAAGCTTATCGATATGGACGCCGCGGGCATTCGTATTCTACCCAAAGGTCGGTTTTTAGGTCGTAATGTGGCGATGGTATTTGATGAATATCTTGAGAAAAAACATAAAAATCGTTTTTCTAAAGTCATCTAG
- a CDS encoding SPFH domain-containing protein → MNSIMGILGGGGIVMLVLIALIIFTVFKGVRIVPQGYKWVVQRLGKFNQTLEPGLTLIIPFIDRVAYKVTTKDIVLDIPSQEVITRDNVVIIANAVAYINIVRPDKAVYGIEDYEYGIRNLVQTSLRSIIGEMDLDNALSSRDEIKALLKNAISEDIADWGITLKTVEIQDINPSQTMQASMEEQAAAERLRRATVTRADGQKQAAILEADGRLEASRRDAEAQVVLAKGSEESIRLITAAMGDEEMPIVYLLGEQYIKSIRQLAESDNSKMVVLPADILSTVKGMVGDKLKV, encoded by the coding sequence ATGAACAGTATTATGGGTATTTTAGGTGGCGGTGGTATCGTCATGTTGGTATTGATTGCTCTAATCATCTTTACCGTTTTTAAAGGGGTAAGGATCGTTCCTCAAGGCTATAAATGGGTGGTTCAGCGTTTGGGTAAATTCAATCAGACGCTTGAGCCAGGTTTGACGCTCATTATTCCTTTTATCGATAGAGTGGCTTATAAAGTCACCACCAAAGACATCGTTTTAGACATTCCTTCACAAGAGGTCATCACTCGCGATAACGTGGTAATCATTGCCAATGCGGTCGCTTATATCAATATCGTCCGTCCGGACAAAGCGGTATATGGTATTGAGGATTATGAATATGGTATCCGTAATCTAGTACAGACCTCGCTGCGTTCTATCATCGGTGAGATGGATTTGGATAACGCCTTATCTAGTCGTGATGAGATCAAAGCGCTACTCAAAAACGCCATCTCAGAGGATATTGCTGATTGGGGTATTACGCTTAAGACCGTTGAGATTCAAGATATTAACCCTTCCCAAACCATGCAAGCCTCGATGGAAGAGCAGGCAGCAGCAGAGCGTTTACGCCGTGCAACGGTTACTCGAGCTGATGGTCAAAAACAAGCGGCTATCTTAGAGGCAGATGGTCGTTTGGAAGCCTCACGCCGTGATGCAGAAGCGCAAGTGGTACTGGCTAAAGGTTCTGAGGAGTCTATTCGTCTGATTACCGCAGCAATGGGTGATGAAGAGATGCCTATTGTTTATTTGCTTGGTGAGCAATACATCAAGTCGATTCGCCAACTTGCAGAGTCTGATAACTCAAAAATGGTGGTTTTGCCTGCTGATATTTTAAGCACTGTCAAAGGTATGGTTGGTGATAAGCTAAAAGTATAA
- a CDS encoding penicillin acylase family protein, translating into MDGKAYEKHNTQSAHAEIGIIDSGSFYGTDQLLDSDNTFTEQVITPPSEYAADIQRTEFGIPHITARDYKGLGYGVGYAFAEDNICSLAHEIVVAKGQSALYLTDGTKDAIDAAVVSDVFYTWYNSPERRASFLAAQDPEVIDAVTGYAAGYSRYLRDTGVANIDPTCANAAWVREITIDDMLALYGKANLRGGLSNFVGAMVLAKPPEGSTMGSSRMRSVSLDPLAKAAPKFDMTTINVLDGGSNAYAFGRDVTGQDEGIMYGNPHEPWNGVQRFYEFHLTIPGEIDVMGSAQQGQPFINIGFNKDVAWSHTVSTAKRFTFYQLSLVKGNPMKYNYQNSEGVFEQRDIEKVDVTVKLPGNLPAVTRPLYLSHFGPMLEVDLLDDKVKLPTWGESGLAYTIRDAASENPRALNQWRSMNKATSVADLETRMKSILGLGFVNTIATDRNGKALYADISTVPHVTKDKLAACSANVGPVLTGLIAVGLPALNGASAACEWGSDMDSPQAGIFGGSNLPSLTRDDYVLNSNDSYWLSNAEQPLTGFSPLLRRRLLPLPEDAAPLSPRTRMAFTQIFDRLSNKDGLGGDTFNLNNLQQVVYSNRSYVAELVLDDILDEICKDNAGTALSSVELPLTAGGTVDATQACDVLGDWDRRNNLDSKGAHVFRKFWTNLDFDGYAGFRVAFDKTDPINTPSGLIINTETRTALGDSIAYYNDKNIALDAPLGSLQFVIDASKNDEKIPMHGGFGNEGVFNVASSSQNSDGSYGPITNGPTYMQTVTFDSQGPVVEALLAYSQSADATRPFHRDQTRRYSAKDWIRLPFSAAEISSQAVGNKIQLRE; encoded by the coding sequence ATGGACGGTAAAGCTTATGAAAAGCATAACACTCAATCGGCGCACGCCGAAATTGGCATTATTGACAGTGGCAGTTTCTATGGGACTGATCAGCTGTTAGATAGTGATAATACCTTCACTGAGCAAGTCATAACACCTCCTTCAGAATATGCGGCAGACATTCAACGCACTGAATTTGGCATACCTCATATCACTGCTAGAGACTATAAAGGTTTAGGTTATGGTGTAGGTTATGCCTTCGCCGAAGATAATATCTGTTCGCTGGCACATGAGATTGTCGTTGCAAAAGGTCAAAGCGCGCTTTATTTAACCGATGGTACAAAAGATGCCATAGATGCTGCAGTTGTCAGCGATGTTTTTTATACTTGGTATAACTCTCCAGAGCGAAGAGCTAGTTTTTTAGCGGCTCAAGACCCAGAGGTAATCGATGCAGTAACCGGTTACGCGGCTGGTTATAGCCGCTATTTGCGTGATACAGGTGTCGCCAATATCGATCCTACTTGTGCTAATGCAGCATGGGTGCGTGAGATTACTATTGATGATATGTTAGCCCTCTACGGTAAAGCGAACCTACGCGGCGGTCTCTCAAACTTTGTAGGCGCTATGGTATTAGCCAAGCCTCCCGAAGGCTCGACTATGGGCAGTTCAAGAATGCGTAGCGTAAGCTTAGATCCATTAGCTAAAGCCGCTCCTAAGTTCGATATGACCACTATTAATGTATTAGATGGTGGTAGTAATGCTTACGCCTTTGGAAGGGATGTGACAGGTCAAGATGAAGGCATTATGTATGGTAACCCCCATGAGCCGTGGAACGGTGTACAGCGTTTTTATGAGTTTCATCTAACCATACCCGGCGAGATTGATGTTATGGGCTCCGCGCAGCAAGGCCAGCCTTTTATTAATATTGGTTTCAATAAAGATGTGGCTTGGAGTCATACGGTATCGACGGCGAAGCGCTTTACGTTCTATCAGCTCAGCTTAGTCAAGGGCAATCCGATGAAGTATAACTATCAAAATAGCGAAGGCGTCTTTGAGCAGCGTGATATCGAAAAAGTGGACGTTACGGTCAAATTGCCTGGCAATCTACCAGCCGTCACTCGGCCTCTGTATCTATCGCATTTTGGTCCTATGCTAGAGGTTGATTTACTCGATGATAAAGTTAAACTACCTACTTGGGGAGAAAGTGGTCTCGCTTATACCATTCGCGATGCGGCCTCAGAAAATCCACGAGCGTTGAATCAATGGCGCAGTATGAATAAGGCCACTAGTGTCGCCGATCTAGAAACTAGAATGAAGAGCATACTTGGCCTTGGTTTTGTTAATACTATAGCCACTGATCGTAATGGCAAGGCACTCTACGCTGACATCTCAACCGTACCTCATGTGACTAAAGATAAGTTAGCCGCTTGTAGCGCTAATGTCGGTCCTGTGCTCACGGGCTTGATTGCAGTAGGCTTGCCAGCATTAAACGGAGCCAGCGCTGCTTGTGAGTGGGGTAGTGATATGGACTCACCGCAAGCGGGTATCTTTGGCGGCTCAAACTTACCTTCATTGACTCGTGATGATTATGTTCTTAATTCAAATGACTCATATTGGCTTAGTAACGCAGAGCAGCCTTTAACAGGTTTTTCACCATTATTAAGACGTAGGTTATTACCTTTGCCTGAAGATGCTGCACCGTTATCGCCACGTACTCGTATGGCTTTTACCCAAATATTTGATCGATTAAGTAATAAAGATGGTTTGGGTGGTGATACCTTTAATCTTAATAACCTACAACAAGTTGTCTACAGCAACCGCAGTTATGTCGCTGAGTTAGTCCTTGATGACATATTAGATGAGATTTGTAAAGACAATGCTGGCACAGCTTTAAGTAGCGTTGAATTGCCTTTAACTGCCGGAGGTACTGTTGATGCAACTCAAGCTTGTGATGTTCTAGGTGATTGGGATCGTCGCAATAATCTAGATAGTAAAGGTGCTCATGTCTTCAGAAAGTTCTGGACCAATCTAGATTTTGATGGTTATGCAGGATTTAGGGTTGCTTTTGATAAGACTGATCCTATCAATACACCAAGTGGCTTAATTATCAACACCGAGACCCGTACTGCTTTAGGCGACTCAATTGCTTATTACAATGATAAAAATATTGCCCTAGATGCACCGCTAGGCAGCTTACAGTTTGTCATTGATGCTAGCAAAAACGATGAGAAAATTCCTATGCATGGTGGATTTGGTAATGAAGGTGTCTTTAATGTCGCAAGCTCAAGTCAAAATAGCGACGGCAGTTATGGTCCAATTACCAATGGTCCAACCTATATGCAGACGGTGACTTTTGATAGTCAAGGTCCAGTAGTGGAGGCGTTGTTAGCTTATTCACAGTCAGCGGATGCGACGCGCCCTTTCCATCGCGATCAAACGCGTCGCTACTCTGCTAAAGACTGGATACGTCTGCCTTTTAGTGCAGCCGAGATATCTAGCCAAGCGGTAGGCAATAAAATCCAGCTAAGAGAATAG